One window of the Yamadazyma tenuis chromosome 6, complete sequence genome contains the following:
- a CDS encoding uncharacterized protein (EggNog:ENOG503NUGF; COG:Q), which produces MATLGSCCTEKILHEGTPAGSYSTVHGLDTYVTGDVTNKKILVIITDIFGYKLNNVLLLADQLAKLGGYKVLIPDIFDGDIFVAGNDVQAWFPKHSESIVAPIINDFLKKLKEDEKPTFLGGIGYCFGGKYVMQHLSKDGYFDAGATPHPSLVVTADVEAIERPLLISTPYADQMFGNDLRRETEDILSKKEGLKWEITLFSGVTHGYSVRGDISQPQIKYAKEKTVMDQLAFFANCQ; this is translated from the coding sequence ATGGCTACTTTAGGTTCTTGTTGCACTGAAAAAATCTTACACGAAGGTACTCCTGCTGGATCCTACTCCACTGTTCACGGTCTCGATACCTATGTCACCGGGGACGttaccaacaaaaagatccTCGTGATTATTACCGATATATTTGGGTACAAGCTCAACAATGTTCTTTTACTTGCAGATCAATTGGCCAAACTCGGCGGTtacaaggtgttgattcCTGACATTTTTGACGGTGACATATTTGTTGCCGGCAATGACGTCCAGGCCTGGTTCCCCAAACATCTGGAATCTATCGTTGCTCCTATCATCAacgacttcttgaagaagttgaaagaggACGAAAAACCCACCTTCTTGGGCGGAATTGGGTACTGCTTTGGTGGAAAGTACGTAATGCAGCACTTGTCCAAAGACGGGTACTTTGACGCCGGGGCCACTCCTCACCCATCTCTTGTGGTAACTGCAGACGTGGAAGCAATTGAAAGACCCCTTTTGATTTCCACTCCTTATGCCGACCAGATGTTTGGCAATGACCTTAGACGTGAGACTGAGGACatcttgtccaagaaaGAGGGCCTCAAGTGGGAAATCACTCTTTTCTCCGGAGTCACCCACGGTTACTCTGTCAGAGGAGATATTTCCCAACCTCAGATCAAGTATGCCAAGGAGAAGACTGTCATGGACCAGTTGGCTTTCTTTGCCAACTGTCAGTAG
- a CDS encoding uncharacterized protein (EggNog:ENOG503NUGF; COG:Q) has translation MASAGFTSCCFQLALHEGTAQGVFKTIGGLDTYVIGQSKRVLVIMTDVFGYKLNNTLLIADNLAHHGDYTVLVPDILQGDPIVERPSAKGIEEWRAKHAPSVTGPIVEGFLKELRQQQNPTFLGGIGYCFGAKYVIPYLTKDGLLDAGAVAHPSFLTLEEIEGIEKPILISTSVIDQSFTVELRRATEDILTKKEGLKWQLGIYSGCSHGYAVRGDVSIPSVKYAKEATLLDQLNFFGSSQ, from the coding sequence ATGGCTTCTGCTGGCTTCACTTCTTGCTGTTTTCAACTAGCATTACACGAAGGTACCGCTCAGGGTGTCTTCAAAACCATCGGTGGACTCGACACCTATGTCATTGGACAATCCAAACGGGTTCTTGTGATCATGACCGATGTCTTTGGCTACAAGCTCAACAACACGCTTTTGATTGCTGATAATCTCGCCCACCACGGCGATTATACGGTGTTAGTTCCCGATATTCTACAGGGAGATCCTATTGTCGAGAGACCGTCTGCGAAAGGAATTGAGGAATGGAGAGCAAAACATGCTCCTTCTGTCACTGGCCCCATTGTTGAAGggtttttgaaggaattgagGCAACAACAGAATCCTACATTTTTGGGAGGAATTGGGTATTGTTTTGGTGCCAAGTACGTGATTCCATATTTGACCAAGGACGGGCTTTTGGATGCGGGTGCGGTTGCGCATCCTTCGTTCTTGACATTGGAAGAGATTGAAGGTATTGAAAAACCAATTCTTATTTCAACTTCAGTCATAGATCAGTCTTTCACTGTAGAGTTGAGAAGGGCTACTGAAGAcatcttgaccaagaaagaGGGACTTAAATGGCAATTAGGAATATACTCTGGGTGTTCGCATGGATACGCTGTGAGGGGGGATGTATCGATTCCTCTGGTGAAGTATGCCAAGGAGGCGACTCTTTTGGATcagttgaacttctttggGAGCAGTCAATAG
- a CDS encoding uncharacterized protein (EggNog:ENOG503NUGF; COG:Q), which produces MASVGFNSCCTQVSLHEGTPAGTFTTVAGLDTYVTGEESKQILVIMTDIFGYKLNNVLLVADNLAKQGNFKVLIPDILNNDIFVEGGDIHAWFPSHTPNTTGPIVEGFLKGLRQQQNPTFLGGIGYCFGAKYVIPYLTKDGLLDAGAVAHPSFLTLEEIEGIEKPILISTSVIDQSFTVELRRATEDILTKKEGLKWQLGIYSGCSHGYAVRGDVSIPSVKYAKEATLLDQLKFFDSVRK; this is translated from the coding sequence ATGGCGTCCGTTGGTTTCAACTCCTGCTGTACACAAGTATCCCTTCACGAAGGGACACCTGCCGGTACTTTCACCACCGTGGCAGGTCTTGATACATACGTCACCGGTGAAGAATCCAAACAGATCCTTGTCATCATGACCGATATCTTTGGGTATAAGCTCAACAACGTTCTCTTGGTGGCCGACAACTTAGCCAAACAAGGGaacttcaaggtgttgattcctgatatcttgaacaacGATATCTTTGTCGAAGGTGGTGATATTCATGCATGGTTCCCCAGTCACACGCCCAATACCACCGGACCCATTGTTGAAGGGTTTTTGAAGGGATTGAGGCAGCAACAGAATCCTACATTTTTGGGAGGAATTGGGTATTGTTTTGGTGCCAAGTACGTGATTCCATATTTGACCAAGGACGGGCTTTTGGATGCGGGTGCGGTTGCGCATCCTTCGTTCTTGACATTGGAAGAGATTGAAGGTATTGAAAAACCAATTCTTATTTCAACTTCAGTCATAGATCAGTCTTTCACTGTAGAGTTGAGAAGGGCTACTGAAGAcatcttgaccaagaaagaGGGACTTAAATGGCAATTAGGAATATACTCTGGGTGTTCGCATGGATACGCTGTGAGGGGGGATGTATCGATTCCTCTGGTGAAGTATGCCAAGGAGGCGACTCTTTTGGACCAGTTGAAATTCTTTGATAGTGTCAGAAAGTAA
- a CDS encoding uncharacterized protein (EggNog:ENOG503NUGF; COG:Q), with protein sequence MASIGFTSCCTQVIHHEGTPAGTFTTVGGLDTYTTGDEHGNSHVLVILTDIFGYKLNNTLLVADELARLGKYRVLIPDILNNDPFEKWVLYWFLWHRPGITTPIVDGFLSKMKQELNPKFIGAIGYCFGAKFAIPNLTETGLVDAAAVAHPSLVKESEVARITKPILISIGADDKSFSVKLRHKTEEILANKPDLQWEIKLFSGVPHGYAVRGDITIPQVKYAKEKTILDQINFFNSVSGHSFE encoded by the coding sequence ATGGCTTCCATTGGATTCACCTCCTGCTGCACGCAGGTCATTCACCACGAAGGAACTCCCGCCGGCACCTTCACCACCGTTGGAGGACTCGACACTTACACCACCGGAGATGAGCATGGGAACAGTCACGTGCTTGTGATCTTGACAGATATCTTTGGCTATAAGTTGAATAATACCCTTTTAGTGGCGGACGAACTCGCAAGACTCGGCAAGTACAGAGTGTTGATTCCTGacatcttgaacaacgACCCGTTCGAGAAGTGGGTGCTCTATTGGTTCTTATGGCACCGTCCTGGTATCACCACCCCCATTGTAGATGGATTTTTGAGTAAAATGAAACAGGAGTTGAACCCCAAGTTTATCGGAGCGATTGGCTACTGTTTTGGAGCCAAGTTTGCCATCCCAAACTTGACGGAGACTGGGCTTGTGgatgctgctgctgttgcaCATCCTTCTCTTGTGAAGGAGAGTGAGGTAGCTAGAATCACCAAACCCATTCTCATCTCCATTGGTGCTGATGACAAGTCATTCTCGGTGAAGTTGAGACACAAGACGGAAGAGATTTTGGCTAACAAACCTGACCTCCAGTGGGAAATAAAGTTGTTTCTGGGTGTTCCTCACGGATACGCAGTTCGAGGCGATATCACCATTCCCCAGGTGAAATACGCCAAAGAGAAGACGATATTGGACcaaatcaacttcttcaacagcGTGAGTGGGCACAGCTTCGAGTGA
- a CDS encoding glutamate carboxypeptidase (COG:E; MEROPS:MER0001269; EggNog:ENOG503NU4A) translates to MYTDKTSQLPLAGVHHSPPSRLWWSRYKALLVLLPGFYFLLTYHQVPLISTKGTTSFCPEVAKINPLDVIYSQETLQMLLHNQTFKLESAKRLAAAIQVPTEVHDDMLNPNTTDSYDDLYKLEPAWKNFEFFHSFLEETYPLVHKHLKVEKVNKFSLVFTWQGSDSTKKPLMLTAHQDVVPVQKETIPQWDYPPFEGVIANGSVHGRGASDCKNLLTGLMDTIELLLAEGQFSPERTVILAFGYDEESEGTGAVAISEFLLERYGKDSMYQIIDEGGSGFTEQNGVNFILPATAEKGHLDNIIELYTPGGHSSVPPPHTSIGIISELVSLVEKTPFDSIITPRNPVLGMLQCVAEHSDIDKSMKSTILKAHVDKKANKNLLKYLSKEIRTKYLVTTSQATDIISGGAKANALPEHAQVLINSRVAVEESIKSTSDKILGNVLSIAHRFDLGVYFEGEQLLAPTENGYFNYTLFSPLEPAPVTPMYSDVWNTFGGSLRFLYEDLVFPQDDKKFVFAPYLSTGNTDTKCYWDLTANIFRYMPGFPGPDRHVHSVSEFVPIESHSLIVAFYYYYIQLVDKK, encoded by the coding sequence ATGTATACCGACAAAACCTCCCAATTGCCATTGGCAGGCGTCCATCACTCCCCACCCTCTAGACTCTGGTGGCTGAGGTACAAAGCACTTTTGGTGTTACTTCCAGGATTTTATTTCTTGTTAACCTATCACCAAGTCCCGCTTATCTCCACCAAAGGAACCACTTCGTTTTGCCCTGAAGtcgccaaaatcaacccatTGGATGTTATATACAGCCAGGAGACATTACAGATGTTGCTCCACAACCAAacgttcaagttggaatcGGCCAAGCGTTTGGCTGCTGCTATCCAAGTCCCCACCGAAGTCCACGATGATATGCTCAATCccaacaccaccgactCATATGATGACTTGTACAAGCTTGAGCCTGCTTGGAAGaactttgaatttttcCACAGCTTTTTGGAGGAAACTTATCCGTTGGTGCACAAACACTTGAAGGTTGAAAAGGTCAATAAGTTTTCGCTTGTATTCACCTGGCAAGGGTCCGACTCCACCAAGAAACCATTGATGTTAACGGCCCACCAGGATGTGGTTCCTGTTCAAAAGGAGACAATTCCTCAATGGGATTATCCTCCTTTCGAGGGGGTCATTGCCAACGGAAGTGTTCATGGAAGAGGTGCTTCGGACTGCAAAAACCTTCTCACGGGCTTGATGGACACAATAGAATTGTTACTCGCAGAGGGTCAATTTTCCCCAGAAAGAACGGTAATTTTGGCATTCGGATACGACGAGGAGTCCGAAGGAACTGGGGCAGTTGCTATCAGcgagtttcttcttgaacgGTACGGAAAAGATTCGATGTACCAAATTATTGACGAGGGAGGTTCAGGGTTCACTGAACAGAATGGGGTCAACTTCATTCTCCCTGCTACCGCAGAAAAGGGCCATTTAGATAACATCATCGAGCTCTACACACCTGGAGGTCACTCGTCTGTCCCCCCTCCACACACCCTGATTGGTATTATTTCGGAGTTGGTGAGTTTGGTGGAAAAAACTCCCTTTGACAGTATCATCACTCCACGGAACCCGGTTTTGGGAATGTTGCAATGTGTTGCCGAGCACTCTGATATCGACAAACTGATGAAATCTACCATCTTGAAAGCGCATGTTGACAAGAAGGCCAACAAAAATCTCTTGAAGTATCTTTCAAAGGAAATAAGAACCAAGTATTTGGTCACCACCTCTCAGGCAACAGATATCATTAGTGGGGGTGCCAAAGCCAACGCTTTACCAGAGCACGCACAGGTGTTGATAAACAGCAGAGTTGCGGTTGAAGAGTCGATTAAGTCGACCTCCGATAAGATTTTGGGAAATGTATTGAGTATTGCCCACCGATTTGACTTGGGGGTTTACTTCGAGGGAGAACAATTACTTGCACCCACAGAAAATGGGTACTTCAACTATACTTTGTTCAGTCCTTTGGAGCCTGCCCCAGTTACTCCAATGTACTCTGACGTTTGGAATACATTTGGGGGTCTGTTACGGTTTTTGTACGAAGATTTGGTGTTTCCTCAGGACGATAAGAAGTTTGTTTTTGCACCCTATTTATCCACAGGGAACACAGACACAAAGTGCTACTGGGACTTGACTGCCAATATTTTCCGGTACATGCCCGGATTTCCTGGACCTGATCGTCATGTGCACTCTGTCAGTGAGTTTGTGCCCATCGAATCCCACTCGTTGATTGTGGCCTTTTATTATTACTACATCCAACTTGTGGATAAGAAGTAA
- the HGH1 gene encoding Protein hgh1 (COG:S; EggNog:ENOG503NVZ9; BUSCO:EOG09262F7P): MPTQLEELVEFLHSPQPAVVSIALDNLVGYSQGSHQSVFAYNNYESVTDLKKLAQESGKVTVSQSVTILANLCTDTKVRDLIVEDADFLKFLVGSIIRLTNMSTDLMCILLTNLAKNDHITKVFDFDLEHTPEQAKVFKSTKAMDCLMDCFVKGFDRTLNRYASFDYLAYFFADISRFTRGREYFITEQSYDEVVPISKLLVFTEKYDSKIRREGVASTIKNSLFDASKHAELVNNAKINLLPYILLPIAGPEEIDEDDMFDLPEELQLLPSDKKREPLKGLICIHLESLLLLCTTREMREYLRGKATYALVREVHKVHMEDDNIVDLCDRLVQMLMRDEANEDEQKVEEVDMEEDDSDDDAIVEVL, from the coding sequence ATGCCTACGCAGCTAGAAGAGCTTGTAGAGTTCTTACACTCACCACAGCCCGCAGTAGTGCTGATAGCGCTTGACAACTTGGTGGGTTACTCGCAAGGTTCTCATCAGTCGGTTTTTGCGTACAATAACTACGAATCGGTCACTGACCTTAAGAAACTTGCACAGGAAAGCGGAAAGGTCACTGTGAGCCAGTCGGTGACTATATTGGCTAACTTATGTACCGACACAAAGGTCAGAGACTTGATAGTGGAAGACGCcgactttttgaagtttttggttggGTCGATTATCAGACTTACTAATATGAGTACTGACTTGATGTGCATCTTGTTAACCAACTTGGCTAAGAACGACCATATCACCAAGGTGTTCGACTTTGACCTCGAGCATACCCCAGAGCAAGCGAAGGTGTTCAAGTCTACCAAGGCCATGGACTGTTTAATGGACTGTTTTGTCAAAGGTTTCGATAGAACATTGAATAGATATGCCAGCTTCGACTATTTGGCCTATTTCTTTGCTGATATCTCCAGATTCACCAGGGGAAGAGAGTATTTCATCACCGAGCAAAGTTATGATGAGGTGGTGCCAATCtcaaagttgttggtgttcaCCGAAAAGTACGACTCCAAAATAAGAAGAGAAGGTGTCGCATCCACCATCAAGAACTCTTTATTCGATGCTTCTAAACATGCAgagttggtcaacaacGCTAAGATCAACCTCTTGCCATATATATTGTTGCCTATTGCTGGgccagaagaaattgatgaagatgacatGTTTGACTTGCCCGAAGAATTGCAACTACTTCCAAGCGATAAGAAAAGAGAACCATTAAAGGGCTTAATTTGCATCCATCTTGAgtccttgttgttgttatGTACCACCAGAGAAATGAGAGAGTACTTGAGAGGCAAGGCTACCTATGCACTTGTTCGTGAAGTCCACAAAGTGCACATGGAAGATGACAACATTGTCGATTTATGCGATAGACTTGTACAGATGTTAATGAGAGACGAAGCCAACGAAGATGAGCAGAAGGTGGAGGAGGTTGACATGGAAGAGGACGACAGTGATGACGATGCTATAGTAGAGGTATTGTAG
- the TFG1 gene encoding transcription factor IIF subunit tfg1 (EggNog:ENOG503NXBH; COG:K), translating into MSTPQPRDQVTVKQESPASASVPVSLGSSSSSSSPNGKNPDQGWQDIPLKCYSEEDIKDKRHHIVRFTNKNNVDILKDFTKPVRLHRKDPRNIQFHLSRQEIDQKKRREQQRAVEKAKRKQQRLDGIPVDGSDDDEEDGGDGGLDEDTNSSSSGTPSNKNQMDLSQVAPEGGARNFRRNIFKRKTRQINLMADEKRKLRYEEYYPWVMEDYDGQNVYVGNYEAGASEASHVLFVFDKDGFKMIPAEKVYRFNPRNKYATLTLEEAEAKMEKKSAVPRWLMKHMSEKEEKDYRFRNNGNASANQVHIRGSNSNGAGNKLRTVSGASQFNDRDSDHDDIDFDEEFADDEEAPIMDADEEENKMAEQKMKKEMLKASHFDAGSDAEPDDDLDELFETEKSRKIDKEGKKLRKVLNKTEGGVYDSDDDDQLNPYLSKSDLESDDESDDGIEVKQEPDENNLFSQPGHPKARSFFAYNVGDGFVVIKAPPKFLEAFPRGEWLPEGRKRPIKLVSESPQKRQKPNEPREKSLSPTPSVPAVDLNDAGPTGSLVTIQEVLDIVKGNPLPPKELLIKLRGRINANEDNKQRIIMIVKMNLKLEKGMLVLKE; encoded by the coding sequence ATGAGCACGCCACAACCAAGGGATCAGGTGACCGTCAAACAAGAGCTGCCAGCGTCTGCGTCCGTGCCGGTCTCTTTAGGTCTGCTGTCGTCTTCCTCATCACCCAACGGCAAGAATCCTGACCAGGGATGGCAAGATATTCCTTTGAAGTGTTAcagtgaagaagacatcaaagacaaaagGCATCATATTGTCAggttcaccaacaagaacaaTGTCGATATACTTAAAGATTTCACCAAGCCTGTGAGATTACATCGGAAAGATCCCAGAAACATCCAGTTCCATCTATCACGTCAAGAAATAGATcagaaaaagagaagagaaCAACAGAGAGCTGTTGAGAAGGCCAAACGGAAGCAACAGCGGTTGGACGGAATCCCGGTAGACGGTTccgatgacgatgaagaagatggtggtgatggtggatTGGATGAAGATACCAATTCTTCCTCCTCCGGCACACCCTCGAATAAAAATCAAATGGACTTATCGCAAGTGGCGCCAGAAGGGGGAGCACGGAACTTCAGAAGGAACATCTTCAAACGGAAGACCCGGcagatcaacttgatggcGGACGAAAAGCGTAAATTGAGATATGAAGAGTACTATCCATGGGTGATGGAAGATTATGATGGTCAAAATGTATACGTGGGAAACTACGAAGCTGGAGCCTCCGAAGCTTCTCATGTattatttgtgtttgacaaGGATGGTTTCAAGATGATTCCTGCCGAAAAGGTGTATAGGTTTAATCCTCGAAATAAGTATGCAACCTTGACCTTGGAAGAAGCGGAAGCCAAGATGGAAAAGAAATCTGCTGTTCCCAGATGGTTGATGAAACACATGTCtgagaaggaagaaaaggacTACCGGTTCAGAAACAATGGCAATGCGTCCGCAAACCAAGTGCACATTAGAGGTTCCAATAGTAATGGAGCTGGAAACAAATTAAGAACTGTCAGTGGAGCCTCACAGTTCAACGATAGAGATTCTGATCATGATGACATTGATTTCGACGAAGAATTTGCCGATGACGAAGAGGCTCCAATCATGGAcgctgatgaagaagaaaacaagaTGGCTGAacaaaagatgaagaaggagatgTTAAAGGCATCGCACTTTGATGCTGGTTCTGATGCCGAACCCGATGATGATCTCGACGAGTTATTTGAAACCGAAAAGTCTAGAAAGATTGATAAGGAAGGAAAGAAATTGCGGAAGGTATTGAACAAGACCGAAGGTGGTGTCTATGATAGTGACGACGATGATCAATTGAATCCATACTTGTCGAAATCCGACTTGGAAAGCGATGATGAAAGTGACGACggaattgaagttaaaCAAGAACCTGATGAGAACAATCTCTTTTCACAACCAGGACATCCTAAAGCACGGCTGTTCTTTGCGTACAATGTTGGGgatgggtttgtggttatCAAGGCTCCACCCAAGTTTTTAGAAGCGTTTCCTCGGGGCGAATGGCTACCTGAGGGCCGTAAAAGACCCATTAAGTTGGTGTCAGAATCGCCCCAAAAGAGACAAAAACCAAATGAACCCCGAGAAAAGAGCTTATCGCCAACCCCATCGGTGCCAGCCGTAGACTTGAACGATGCTGGCCCCACTGGATCTTTAGTGACAATCCAAGAAGTATTGGATATTGTAAAGGGAAACCCACTTCCCCCCAaagagttgttgataaaaTTGAGAGGCAGAATCAATGCCAATGAGGACAACAAACAGAGAATCATCATGATAGTTAAAATGAACTTAAAGTTGGAAAAGGGAATGTTGGTCTTAAAAGAGTAG
- a CDS encoding uncharacterized protein (COG:C; EggNog:ENOG503NU5T), with product MSVAVTDGEDKYLEEVAAAKIHQQTPPPKYLGFVAGTFSGVTKNAVGHPFDTIKVRLQTAPKGQFKGPIDCALQTLRKEGITGFYKGFTPPLVGWVLMDSVMLGSLHIYRRYCKEYLYPKEEKLPLMGHIIAGLGSGWTVSFVAAPIEQFKARLQVQYDAKTKIYNGPVDVVRKLFKTSGIRGLYSGLLSTMIFRTNFIFWWGSYELFTQYFEQNTQMSKPSINFWSGGLSATVFWIFAYPSDVVKQTIMTDSPIRSQKKFPRWIDAAKYIYQENGWRGFTRGFGPSIIRSFPANAAALAAFEAVMRFLH from the coding sequence ATGTCAGTAGCAGTGACAGACGGAGAGGACAAGTACCTCGAAGAGGTGGCGGCCGCTAAGATACACCAACAAACACCCCCACCCAAGTACTTGGGGTTTGTGGCGGGAACATTCTCAGGTGTTACCAAAAACGCTGTGGGACATCCATTTGACACCATCAAAGTTCGATTGCAAACAGCTCCCAAAGGACAGTTTAAGGGCCCAATCGACTGTGCATTGCAGACTCTTAGAAAAGAAGGTATCACGGGGTTCTACAAGGGTTTTACGCCTCCGTTGGTGGGCTGGGTTCTCATGGATTCGGTGATGTTGGGATCTCTTCATATTTATAGAAGATACTGCAAAGAGTACCTCTACCCAAAGGAAGAGAAATTACCCCTAATGGGACATATCATCGCCGGACTTGGTAGCGGCTGGACCGTTTCGTTTGTGGCGGCACCAATTGAGCAGTTCAAGGCCCGGCTCCAAGTTCAGTACGATGCTAAAACCAAAATCTACAATGGACCGGTGGACGTCGTACGTAAATTATTCAAGACTAGTGGAATCAGAGGACTCTATAGTGGGTTGCTTTCGACCATGATCTTTCGAACCAACTTCATTTTCTGGTGGGGATCATACGAGCTTTTCACTCAGTATTTTGAACAGAATACCCAAATGTCGAAACCGTCAATTAACTTCTGGTCCGGAGGATTATCAGCAACGGTCTTTTGGATTTTTGCCTACCCTTCTGATGTGGTCAAACAGACCATTATGACCGATAGTCCTATCCGGTCACAGAAGAAGTTCCCTCGTTGGATAGATGCTGCTAAGTACATTTATCAGGAAAACGGCTGGAGAGGTTTCACCAGAGGGTTTGGTCCCTCGATTATTCGTTCCTTCCCGGCAAACGCAGCAGCCTTGGCGGCATTCGAGGCCGTCATGAGGTTCTTGCACTGA
- a CDS encoding uncharacterized protein (EggNog:ENOG503P53P) has product MASQEQVYIEYLNYDWDSFAEFQNGLEEILDNYLQNLQESDPSVTAIPALDKQQLIDQAKSFFYCSHTGNILNLDDFLQWKQQNGDKFVKDHRISEMAETIPENIVQQQLPNITTNSTSPNATTTTTSTDEPPYSSNYQHLVELIMSGTPVPGIKEIPDTILPEKSSTPSAAQRVKPWEKGI; this is encoded by the coding sequence ATGGCATCGCAAGAACAGGTATATATCGAATACTTAAACTATGACTGGGACTCGTTCGCCGAGTTCCAGAATGGGTTAGAGGAGATCTTGGACAACTACTTGCAAAATCTTCAGGAGCTGGATCCCTCCGTCACAGCCATTCCGGCCTTGGACAAACAACAATTAATTGACCAGGCCAAGAGCTTCTTCTACTGTTCACACACGGGTAATATTCTCAACTTGGACGACTTCTTACAGTGGAAACAGCAAAACGGGGATAAGTTTGTGAAGGACCATCGGATCAGTGAGATGGCGGAGACAATTCCAGAGAATATCGTTCAACAACAGCTCCCAAATAtaaccacaaactcaaccTCCCCAAACGCAACCACAACCACAACCTCCACCGATGAACCACCGTACTCTTCTAATTACCAGCACCTTGTGGAGCTCATAATGTCCGGAACACCCGTTCCCGGTATCAAGGAGATTCCCGATACCATTTTGCCAGAAAAGAGCTCTACTCCGTCTGCGGCCCAACGAGTTAAACCATGGGAAAAAGGTATATGA
- the GPI14 gene encoding GPI mannosyltransferase 1 (BUSCO:EOG09261XAF; COG:G; EggNog:ENOG503NU0H; CAZy:GT50), protein MIVKSVVLASIVLRLVFFAYGLYQDENMNVRYTDIDYLVFSDAANYVYNGLSPYNRETYRYTPLLAWILVPNSYGGWFYHFGKAVFMVCDVITGILILKLLRLKTSSSNKSAVLSAIWLLNPMVITISTRGSSESILTVMIMASIYYLYRKSVVSSAIWLGFAIHFKIYPVIYLPSIMLYLVRFGKPFIDLPVLRWVNTVNIKFAVVTVLTVSVLNGVMYHFYGYDFLYNSYLYHFSRLDHRHNFSLYNVLLYYKSSMDGTETGLLRNIEKFSFVPQLALAGIILPLKFARRDLVSNLFLQTFAFVTFNKVITSQYFIWFLIFLPQYLASSALVRARYVRGIVVLVLWVATQALWLYFAYKLEFLGESTFDNGLLLASCVFFISNCWILRVFIDDTDTTC, encoded by the coding sequence ATGATTGTCAAAAGTGTGGTTTTGGCGTCAATTGTACTTCGGTTAGTGTTCTTTGCATATGGGCTCTACCAGGATGAGAACATGAATGTCAGGTACACGGATATCGACTATCTTGTGTTCTCAGATGCCGCCAACTATGTTTACAATGGACTATCTCCGTACAACAGGGAGACGTACCGATATACGCCATTATTGGCGTGGATTCTTGTGCCCAACAGTTATGGCGGCTGGTTCTACCACTTCGGTAAAGCTGTGTTCATGGTGTGTGATGTGATAACTGGAATATtaatcttgaagttgttgagactTAAGACCAGTTCCAGCAACAAACTGGCGGTGCTCTCGGCCATCTGGCTTTTGAACCCCATGGTGATAACCATCAGCACGCGAGGATCCAGCGAAAGCATTTTGACGGTGATGATCATGGCGTCCATATACTATTTGTACAGAAAGTCGGTGGTGAGTCTGGCCATTTGGCTAGGGTTTGCCATTCACTTCAAGATCTACCCGGTGATATACTTGCCGAGCATCATGTTGTATTTGGTGCGCTTTGGCAAGCCATTTATTGATTTGCCGGTACTTCGATGGGTGAATACTGTGAACATCAAATTTGCAGTGGTAACAGTGTTGACAGTTCTGGTGCTCAACGGCGTGATGTATCACTTCTACGGCTACGACTTCTTGTACAATTCGTACTTGTACCACTTCAGCCGTTTGGACCACAGACACAATTTCTCATTATACAACGTGTTGTTGTACTATAAGTCTAGCATGGATGGCACCGAAACTGGCCTCCTAAGAAACATTGAGAAGTTTTCATTCGTGCCCCAATTGGCATTGGCCGGAATAATACTCCCACTCAAGTTCGCTCGCCGGGACttggtttccaacttgttcttgCAAACGTTTGCATTtgtcaccttcaacaaggtgatCACGTCTCAGTACTTCATCTGgtttttgatctttttgCCGCAGTACCTCGCACTGTCGGCGTTGGTGAGGGCCCGTTACGTAAGGGGGATTGTGGTTCTAGTGCTCTGGGTGGCCACTCAAGCATTATGGTTGTATTTCGCCTAcaagttggagtttttggGTGAAAGCACGTTCGACAACGGACTCTTGTTAGCGTCGTGTGTGTTTTTTATTTCCAACTGCTGGATACTACGTGTGTTCATCGACGATACCGATACCACCTGCTAA